A single window of Streptomyces griseoviridis DNA harbors:
- a CDS encoding DUF1295 domain-containing protein yields MSGFGWEAFAEGLGWAAVAAGAVMLVTFAVALRLGVHRVVDVAWGAAFAMVAVVSCAVSAGSGDPVRRYLVTALTVVWGLRLAVHIARRGAGHGEDPRYERMLARAPGNRNLYALRMVYLLQGALVWLVSLPVQAAQYVAGPVSAFAWAGTALVLFGVAFEGVGDAQLARFKADPAHRGKIMDRGLWSWTRHPNYFGDFCVWWGLFLFVCDSWQAAAVTVVSPLVMSCLLIWGSGKRLLERHMAERPGYAAYAARTSGFFPRPPK; encoded by the coding sequence GTGAGCGGATTCGGCTGGGAGGCGTTCGCGGAGGGGCTCGGCTGGGCCGCGGTCGCCGCGGGCGCCGTCATGCTGGTGACGTTCGCCGTCGCCCTGCGGCTGGGTGTGCACCGGGTGGTGGACGTCGCGTGGGGGGCCGCGTTCGCGATGGTCGCCGTGGTGAGCTGCGCGGTGTCGGCCGGCTCGGGGGACCCCGTGCGCCGGTACCTGGTGACGGCGCTGACGGTGGTGTGGGGGCTGCGGCTCGCCGTGCACATCGCCCGGCGCGGCGCCGGGCACGGTGAGGACCCGCGGTACGAGCGGATGCTCGCGAGGGCGCCCGGCAACCGGAACCTGTACGCGCTGCGGATGGTCTATCTCCTCCAGGGCGCCCTGGTGTGGCTGGTGTCGCTGCCCGTGCAGGCCGCGCAGTACGTCGCGGGCCCGGTGAGCGCGTTCGCCTGGGCCGGTACCGCGCTGGTGCTGTTCGGTGTGGCCTTCGAGGGCGTCGGGGACGCGCAGTTGGCGCGGTTCAAGGCGGATCCCGCGCACCGGGGAAAGATCATGGACCGGGGGTTGTGGAGCTGGACCCGGCACCCGAACTACTTCGGTGACTTCTGTGTCTGGTGGGGTCTGTTCCTGTTCGTCTGCGACTCCTGGCAGGCCGCCGCGGTGACGGTCGTGTCGCCGCTGGTGATGAGCTGTCTGCTGATCTGGGGCAGTGGGAAGCGGCTGCTGGAGCGGCACATGGCGGAGCGTCCCGGGTACGCCGCGTACGCGGCCCGCACCAGCGGCTTCTTCCCCCGCCCGCCGAAGTGA
- a CDS encoding anti-sigma factor — MITADLHLLTGAYAVDALSDDERAAFERHLGDCEGCAQETAELTATAARLGLAVTETPRPALREQVLRSITTVRQESPGGPVATRTATTASRNRALSRWALAACFAAAAAFGGTTIWQHQRAEDALGRATRAEQAADTVTSVLSAPDARTRAATLADGATGAVVVSHSRDKAVFVVSGMARPPSGKVYQLWFDDAGTMRSAGLMKPGAGDQTVLLDGAVDGASGMGITVEPAGGSKQPTSAPIALMDFPA, encoded by the coding sequence GTGATCACGGCCGATCTGCACCTTCTGACCGGCGCCTACGCCGTGGACGCGCTCTCCGACGACGAGCGCGCCGCCTTCGAACGCCACCTCGGGGACTGCGAGGGCTGCGCCCAGGAGACCGCCGAGCTGACCGCCACGGCCGCCCGGCTCGGCCTCGCCGTCACCGAGACGCCGCGCCCCGCCCTGCGCGAACAGGTGCTGCGCAGCATCACCACCGTCCGCCAGGAGTCACCCGGCGGCCCGGTCGCCACCCGCACCGCCACCACCGCCTCACGCAACCGCGCGCTGTCCCGGTGGGCGCTGGCGGCCTGCTTCGCGGCCGCCGCCGCCTTCGGCGGTACGACGATCTGGCAGCACCAGAGGGCCGAGGACGCCCTCGGCCGGGCCACCCGAGCCGAACAGGCCGCGGACACCGTCACCTCCGTGCTCTCCGCACCCGACGCCAGGACCAGGGCCGCGACCCTCGCCGACGGCGCGACCGGCGCGGTCGTCGTCTCGCACAGCCGGGACAAGGCCGTCTTCGTGGTCTCCGGGATGGCGCGTCCGCCGTCCGGGAAGGTCTACCAACTCTGGTTCGACGACGCCGGGACGATGCGGTCCGCCGGTCTGATGAAACCCGGCGCGGGCGACCAGACCGTGCTCCTCGACGGCGCCGTCGACGGCGCCTCCGGGATGGGCATCACCGTCGAGCCCGCGGGCGGTTCGAAGCAGCCCACCAGCGCGCCGATCGCCCTGATGGACTTCCCCGCGTGA
- a CDS encoding sigma-70 family RNA polymerase sigma factor, translating to MKEAVYIGANPSTEPDLEELVGLVALGDEKAFASVYDIVAGPVLGVVRAVLRDRAQSEEVTQEVLVEVWRTAPRFRADRGTAMNWILTLGHRRAVDRVRSVEASAARDHKAALLARTPEFDEVTEQVEARLEREQVRRCLRTLTELQSQAVTLAYYRGLTYREVAEALALPLGTVKTRLRDGLIRLRDCLGVTA from the coding sequence GTGAAAGAAGCCGTTTATATCGGCGCAAACCCCTCGACGGAACCGGACCTGGAGGAATTGGTCGGCCTGGTCGCCCTCGGCGACGAGAAGGCGTTCGCCTCGGTGTACGACATCGTCGCCGGACCCGTCCTCGGCGTCGTCCGCGCCGTGCTGCGCGACCGGGCGCAGTCGGAGGAGGTCACCCAGGAGGTTCTGGTGGAGGTGTGGCGCACCGCCCCGCGCTTCCGAGCCGACCGGGGAACGGCCATGAACTGGATCCTCACCCTCGGCCACCGCCGCGCGGTCGACCGGGTGCGGTCCGTCGAGGCGTCCGCCGCCCGCGACCACAAGGCGGCACTGCTCGCCAGGACCCCCGAGTTCGACGAGGTCACCGAACAGGTCGAGGCCCGCCTCGAACGCGAACAGGTGCGCCGCTGTCTGCGCACCCTCACCGAACTCCAGAGCCAGGCCGTGACCCTCGCCTACTACCGGGGGCTGACCTACCGCGAGGTCGCCGAGGCGCTGGCGCTGCCGCTCGGAACCGTCAAGACCCGACTGCGGGACGGACTCATCCGGCTCCGCGACTGCCTGGGGGTGACCGCGTGA
- a CDS encoding alpha/beta hydrolase, translated as MTGQSALLARRAADPVRAAVLFLHGGTDEDRGPSRRWHPAALRMRPFVRAAAAATAGDGVFLGEVRYRVRGWNGASADPLRDTLAALDELARVAGEVPVVLVGHSMGGRAALRAASAPRVRGVLALAPWCPEGEPVEQLRDKDVVVFHGDRDRITDPRASVALVERAVAAGARAEVTLVPGGDHAMLRHSGRWHRAAARAVTGLLSSGAGAA; from the coding sequence ATGACGGGACAGAGCGCGCTGCTGGCACGCCGGGCGGCGGATCCGGTGCGGGCGGCCGTGCTGTTCCTGCACGGCGGCACCGACGAGGACCGCGGCCCGTCCCGGCGCTGGCATCCGGCCGCCCTGCGGATGCGGCCCTTCGTACGGGCGGCGGCCGCCGCGACGGCGGGCGACGGGGTCTTCCTCGGCGAGGTCCGCTACCGGGTCCGTGGCTGGAACGGCGCCTCGGCCGACCCGTTGCGGGACACCTTGGCCGCGCTCGACGAACTCGCGCGCGTCGCCGGTGAGGTGCCGGTCGTCCTGGTCGGCCACTCGATGGGCGGGCGCGCGGCCCTGCGTGCCGCGTCCGCGCCCCGGGTGCGCGGAGTACTGGCGCTGGCCCCGTGGTGCCCGGAAGGGGAGCCGGTGGAGCAGTTGCGGGACAAGGACGTCGTGGTGTTCCACGGCGACCGGGACCGGATCACCGACCCGCGGGCGTCGGTGGCGCTGGTGGAGCGGGCCGTCGCGGCGGGCGCGCGGGCGGAGGTCACCTTGGTGCCGGGCGGCGACCACGCGATGCTCAGGCACAGCGGGCGGTGGCACCGCGCGGCGGCGCGTGCGGTCACCGGACTGCTGTCGTCGGGGGCGGGAGCAGCGTGA
- a CDS encoding STM4011 family radical SAM protein has translation MDLTLLYRGPLASCDYDCPYCPFAKRRDTGDQLRADRAALERFAAWATANTDDRLSILFTPWGEGLVRSWYRRTLAELSHLPHIRRVAIQTNLSCRTDWLADADPDTLALWCTFHPGQTPYDRFLTKCRELAARGIRFSVGIVGLPEHLDAARRLRADLPDHVYLWINAADGHTYTGPEADGWTRLDPLFPYSRHPHASAGLPCRTGESVISVDGEGTVRRCHFVRDPLGNLYDGTYRAALAPRGCPLTTCDCHIGYVHLETLPLYDVFAGGVLERVPAARPAPAGPVPVTLLPPPTTAVR, from the coding sequence GACCCTCCTGTACCGCGGCCCGCTCGCCTCCTGCGACTACGACTGCCCCTACTGCCCGTTCGCGAAGCGACGCGACACCGGCGACCAACTGCGCGCCGACCGCGCCGCCCTGGAGCGGTTCGCCGCCTGGGCCACCGCGAACACCGACGACCGCCTGTCGATCCTCTTCACCCCCTGGGGCGAGGGGCTGGTGCGCTCCTGGTACCGGCGCACCCTCGCGGAACTCTCCCACCTCCCGCACATCCGCCGCGTCGCGATCCAGACCAACCTCAGCTGCCGCACCGACTGGCTGGCCGACGCCGACCCCGACACCCTCGCCCTCTGGTGCACCTTCCACCCCGGCCAGACCCCCTACGACCGGTTCCTCACCAAATGCCGCGAACTGGCCGCGCGCGGCATCCGCTTCAGCGTCGGCATCGTCGGACTGCCCGAACACCTGGACGCCGCCCGCAGGCTCCGCGCCGACCTGCCCGACCACGTCTACCTGTGGATCAACGCCGCCGACGGCCACACCTACACCGGCCCCGAGGCCGACGGCTGGACCCGCCTCGACCCGCTGTTCCCCTACAGCCGCCACCCGCACGCCAGCGCCGGGCTGCCCTGCCGCACCGGCGAGTCGGTGATCTCCGTGGACGGGGAGGGCACGGTGCGCCGCTGCCACTTCGTGCGGGACCCGCTCGGCAACCTCTACGACGGCACCTACCGGGCCGCCCTCGCCCCCCGCGGCTGCCCGCTCACCACCTGCGACTGCCACATCGGCTACGTCCACCTGGAGACCCTGCCGCTGTACGACGTGTTCGCGGGCGGCGTCCTGGAACGCGTCCCGGCCGCGCGGCCCGCACCGGCCGGCCCCGTTCCCGTCACGCTGCTCCCGCCCCCGACGACAGCAGTCCGGTGA